In one window of Meiothermus sp. DNA:
- a CDS encoding sodium:calcium antiporter, protein MLLLLTFVGSLALLLLAARLFTGAAERIGLALGLSGFMVGVIIVGVGTSLPELITGLFSVSQGVSQIVSGNVLGANVSNLLLILGVSTVFSVLRPVYLGEAYIAIDLHFLVGSAFVLGVAMSDGIVGRVEGLCLLAVYGVYVAYLLKEGSSGPDGAVRPPIALRDMVQVALSAVGIYFGAEWTVNSLQGLATVLGVPTAIVAVTVLALGTTLPELVVSITAARQGKASLAVGNILGSCVFNALVVVGAGAVYGTVKAPPELTGFALPFVVGASLLFYLLVQDRRISSWEGMLFLVMYALFILEISGLA, encoded by the coding sequence ATGTTGCTATTGCTTACCTTTGTTGGCAGTCTGGCTTTGCTGCTGCTGGCGGCGCGCTTGTTTACAGGGGCTGCCGAGCGTATCGGCCTGGCTTTGGGTCTTTCCGGCTTTATGGTGGGCGTGATTATCGTGGGCGTGGGTACTTCACTGCCCGAACTCATCACCGGGCTTTTTTCGGTAAGCCAGGGGGTCTCCCAGATAGTGAGCGGCAACGTGCTGGGGGCTAACGTTTCCAATCTGCTCCTGATTTTGGGGGTCAGCACGGTGTTTTCGGTGCTACGACCGGTATACCTGGGCGAGGCCTATATCGCCATTGACCTGCACTTTCTGGTGGGTTCGGCTTTTGTGTTGGGGGTGGCGATGTCGGATGGGATAGTGGGCCGGGTCGAGGGCCTATGCTTGCTGGCTGTCTACGGGGTCTATGTGGCCTATTTGCTGAAAGAAGGTAGCAGCGGGCCCGACGGTGCAGTGCGCCCCCCCATTGCCCTGCGCGATATGGTGCAGGTGGCGCTCAGCGCAGTGGGCATCTACTTCGGGGCCGAATGGACGGTGAACAGCCTCCAGGGTCTGGCCACTGTCCTGGGCGTGCCAACGGCCATTGTGGCCGTTACGGTTCTGGCCCTGGGCACAACCCTGCCCGAGCTGGTGGTGAGCATTACCGCCGCTCGGCAGGGCAAAGCCTCGCTGGCGGTGGGCAACATCCTGGGCTCTTGTGTGTTCAATGCGCTGGTGGTGGTGGGGGCGGGGGCTGTCTATGGTACGGTCAAGGCGCCGCCCGAACTTACGGGGTTTGCCCTGCCCTTTGTGGTGGGTGCTTCGCTTTTGTTTTATTTACTGGTGCAGGACAGGCGTATCTCGAGCTGGGAGGGCATGCTGTTTTTGGTGATGTATGCGCTGTTTATCCTCGAGATCAGCGGCCTGGCCTAG
- the nrfD gene encoding NrfD/PsrC family molybdoenzyme membrane anchor subunit has translation MSRTVGWILFAILALVGVVGVFLRFTSSRDLAAYGSYIPWGLWVATYIFFAGLSAGAFVVAVLGHVFGVERLRPIAPLALAIALACLGAALVTVWFDLGHMERVFNVFLRPHFSSMMAWMVWLYTAYAIATVLVLYGLWRGLPSLTRIALMVGTPLVVFYPGAAGALFGTVVAQSLWHSPVFPILFLFGGVLSGIALVTFATVFFSRKDKDYADRVWLLGRIMLGLLLMYLLIEWAEYSIPMWYQVGHEFEALMGVLFGPYWFVFWIFHLLLGMIIPILLLALSPRNPLAVGIAGLLASSMFLSVRLNLVIPSQVQPQLEGLVNAYRDRRLSYTYLPTLFEWSVVAFSVALAIAIAYGVVWFLNREKKLEVIE, from the coding sequence ATGAGTCGCACGGTAGGTTGGATTTTGTTTGCAATCCTGGCGCTGGTGGGCGTGGTGGGGGTATTCCTGCGCTTTACCAGCAGCCGTGACCTGGCCGCTTATGGGAGTTACATTCCTTGGGGATTATGGGTAGCCACATATATCTTTTTTGCCGGACTCTCGGCAGGTGCTTTTGTGGTAGCGGTGCTGGGCCACGTATTTGGAGTAGAGCGCCTTCGTCCGATTGCTCCCTTAGCCCTGGCTATCGCGCTGGCCTGTCTAGGAGCGGCTTTAGTAACGGTTTGGTTCGATCTGGGTCACATGGAGCGGGTTTTTAATGTCTTTCTACGACCCCATTTTTCCTCCATGATGGCCTGGATGGTCTGGCTGTACACGGCTTATGCCATTGCTACAGTGCTGGTGTTGTATGGTCTTTGGCGCGGCCTTCCGAGCCTTACCCGTATCGCACTGATGGTTGGTACCCCGCTGGTGGTCTTCTATCCCGGAGCCGCCGGCGCGCTTTTTGGCACGGTAGTAGCCCAGAGCCTCTGGCACAGTCCGGTATTCCCAATTCTGTTCTTGTTTGGGGGTGTGCTTTCGGGAATAGCCCTGGTGACCTTCGCAACGGTGTTTTTTAGCCGTAAGGATAAAGACTATGCGGATCGGGTTTGGCTGCTAGGGCGAATCATGCTAGGCCTTTTGTTGATGTACTTGCTTATAGAGTGGGCCGAGTACTCCATTCCCATGTGGTATCAGGTAGGGCATGAGTTTGAGGCCTTGATGGGGGTGCTTTTCGGACCGTATTGGTTTGTGTTTTGGATTTTTCATCTTTTGCTGGGCATGATAATACCTATCCTGCTTTTGGCGCTATCGCCGCGTAACCCGTTGGCTGTGGGCATAGCGGGACTATTGGCATCTTCGATGTTTTTGTCGGTCCGCCTGAACCTGGTCATCCCCAGTCAGGTACAGCCCCAGCTCGAGGGCCTGGTTAACGCCTACCGTGACCGTCGCCTGAGCTATACCTATCTTCCCACCCTGTTTGAGTGGTCGGTGGTCGCCTTCTCGGTAGCGTTGGCCATTGCCATTGCGTATGGAGTGGTCTGGTTTTTGAATCGTGAAAAGAAACTTGAGGTGATCGAATGA
- a CDS encoding sulfite exporter TauE/SafE family protein, with the protein MSALLVGGLFVLAVVSGMLGLGVAFAAVPFLSFFLPDLVHQVQPLSLLLNGVTALFAVFGFAQSGHVDWRKALFLALVTTLFAPLGAWLVQRVQVQWVWWIYLGAVAYLAFNLFRPVKAAVAKENFTLALALAAPISILSGFLGVGPGFLLMPTLILTGHNPKQAAGINAFAVTPPSFSSFLPHLETARLDSSMTITLLLFGALGSYLGSRLTSLYVPPARIKQIFGVLIVLVTLYRVSQL; encoded by the coding sequence ATGAGTGCTTTGCTGGTGGGCGGATTGTTTGTTCTGGCCGTAGTCTCGGGGATGCTGGGGCTGGGCGTGGCTTTTGCTGCAGTGCCCTTTCTGTCTTTTTTTCTGCCCGATCTGGTGCATCAGGTGCAGCCATTGTCGCTTCTGCTGAATGGGGTGACGGCCCTGTTTGCAGTGTTCGGTTTTGCTCAAAGCGGCCATGTGGACTGGCGCAAAGCGCTTTTTTTGGCGTTGGTGACTACCTTGTTCGCTCCGTTGGGGGCTTGGCTGGTACAACGCGTACAGGTGCAGTGGGTTTGGTGGATTTACCTGGGGGCGGTGGCTTACTTGGCCTTCAACCTGTTCCGTCCCGTCAAGGCAGCTGTAGCCAAGGAGAACTTTACCCTGGCTCTGGCCCTGGCTGCCCCCATCTCGATCTTATCTGGATTTTTGGGTGTGGGGCCGGGTTTCTTGCTAATGCCCACGCTTATCCTGACTGGACACAATCCTAAACAGGCCGCCGGCATCAATGCTTTTGCGGTCACCCCACCGTCTTTTTCTTCGTTCCTGCCCCACCTTGAAACGGCTCGGCTCGACTCTAGCATGACGATCACATTGCTGCTTTTTGGTGCCCTGGGGTCGTATCTAGGCTCGAGGCTCACCAGCCTGTACGTTCCTCCAGCTCGAATCAAGCAGATATTTGGTGTGCTCATTGTACTGGTGACCCTGTACAGAGTTTCACAGCTTTGA
- a CDS encoding sensor domain-containing diguanylate cyclase — translation MTPQAILEDIDPTAPLRARAYFFILPVVVWAALFAWSQLDIAKEETFYEKYSLLIMAIWLGLCWIGLLIPRWVNFHTVEHGVFWSAALLMVLNVYYNLLVVSSEGLWNSSLWIAVVFVMAYFVFKPRQAWLVSLGIFSAFVFLGLLTVVPQTLQGIPLDQNAVVQLYVSQLCYLILFRLLVLSKEHSMQVRLEAARLYWLAHTDPLTNIANRRSIMEALHRALEHHQKTGEPLSLVLLDLDYFKRINDQYGHEMGDKVLTHTAQVLQQNLRQSDQLGRWGGEEFVILLPNTPLQEARKLCERLQTLLAENTPDRPLPVSASFGVATAAPDDTPDSLISRADTAMYMSKQAGGNRVEVAG, via the coding sequence ATGACGCCGCAAGCCATTCTCGAGGACATTGACCCCACCGCTCCCCTACGGGCCAGGGCCTATTTTTTTATCCTGCCGGTGGTGGTCTGGGCTGCCCTATTTGCCTGGTCACAGCTCGACATTGCTAAAGAGGAAACTTTTTATGAGAAGTATTCTTTGTTGATTATGGCCATCTGGCTGGGGTTGTGCTGGATTGGGTTGTTGATTCCCAGATGGGTCAATTTTCACACCGTCGAGCATGGGGTTTTTTGGAGCGCCGCACTCTTAATGGTGCTTAATGTTTACTACAACCTCCTGGTTGTGAGCAGCGAAGGATTGTGGAACTCCTCGCTGTGGATTGCGGTAGTGTTTGTGATGGCCTATTTCGTGTTTAAGCCTCGCCAGGCCTGGTTGGTTTCGTTAGGAATTTTTTCGGCCTTTGTATTCTTAGGTTTACTAACCGTGGTGCCCCAAACCTTACAGGGAATACCCCTCGACCAGAACGCAGTAGTGCAGCTTTACGTCTCGCAATTATGTTACTTGATACTGTTCCGGTTGCTGGTGCTCTCTAAAGAACACTCCATGCAGGTGCGCCTCGAGGCCGCCAGGTTGTATTGGCTGGCCCATACCGATCCACTAACCAACATCGCCAACCGCCGCTCTATTATGGAAGCCCTGCACAGGGCCCTCGAGCACCACCAAAAAACCGGCGAACCCCTTTCGCTGGTGTTGCTCGATCTAGATTACTTCAAGCGAATTAACGATCAATACGGGCACGAGATGGGCGACAAAGTGCTAACCCACACCGCTCAGGTCTTGCAGCAGAACCTGCGCCAGAGCGACCAACTCGGACGTTGGGGCGGTGAAGAGTTTGTGATATTGCTACCCAATACCCCCCTTCAGGAAGCCCGCAAGTTATGCGAGCGTCTCCAGACGCTACTGGCCGAGAATACCCCGGACAGACCGCTCCCCGTTTCGGCCAGCTTTGGCGTTGCCACAGCGGCGCCAGACGACACCCCCGACTCCTTGATCTCGAGGGCCGACACGGCCATGTATATGTCCAAGCAAGCGGGGGGCAATCGGGTGGAAGTTGCAGGCTAG
- a CDS encoding helix-turn-helix transcriptional regulator → MVQGYQALADPTRLRILKLLEHSTHCVCEIQAGLRDIAPNLLSHHLRVLREAGLVHALRRGRWIDYSLNEATLKQLREAIPQPQAHSTLCTCEAL, encoded by the coding sequence ATGGTGCAAGGCTATCAGGCCTTGGCGGATCCAACGCGTTTGCGGATCTTGAAGCTACTTGAACATAGCACGCACTGCGTATGCGAAATCCAAGCAGGGCTAAGAGATATCGCCCCTAATCTATTGTCCCACCACCTGCGGGTGCTGCGCGAGGCCGGGCTGGTACATGCCCTCAGGCGAGGGCGCTGGATTGACTACTCGTTGAACGAAGCAACCCTGAAGCAGCTTCGCGAGGCCATACCCCAACCCCAGGCCCATTCCACTTTGTGCACCTGTGAGGCGTTATGA
- a CDS encoding DsrE family protein — protein MRKVVIHVFHADESSLGAGSHVAERIRQVMQERAVDLEVYIFGPAERALLNPALEDYNATLDGLIAAGVPVYTCLNTAKALGAEESFKQRGFRLAYARDKFVEYALEGATVISF, from the coding sequence ATGAGAAAAGTAGTGATTCACGTTTTCCACGCCGACGAAAGCTCACTAGGGGCGGGCTCGCATGTTGCTGAGCGGATTCGCCAGGTGATGCAAGAACGGGCTGTAGATCTGGAGGTGTATATCTTTGGTCCGGCTGAAAGGGCTCTTTTGAACCCGGCCCTAGAAGACTACAACGCAACCCTGGATGGGCTTATTGCAGCGGGAGTACCGGTCTATACATGCTTGAACACTGCCAAGGCACTAGGCGCTGAGGAATCTTTCAAGCAGCGGGGCTTTCGGCTGGCCTACGCACGGGACAAGTTTGTGGAATATGCCCTTGAGGGCGCAACGGTCATAAGCTTCTAG
- a CDS encoding OsmC family protein, which translates to MQTYQVRVERIDSQHARASVRSYTLELGARRADTEAGFNPVETLLAAAGACLLTGLQFVAKASQIPLDGAWVKLEATRQDKPPTLMQIQYNLHLQSPAPQERLQQLVVLAQRNSTVLQTLAQAVQLEGTWEVVP; encoded by the coding sequence GTGCAAACTTATCAAGTTCGGGTTGAACGGATAGATTCACAGCATGCACGGGCCTCTGTTCGCTCTTATACGCTAGAGCTAGGGGCCCGCCGGGCTGACACGGAAGCAGGCTTCAACCCAGTGGAGACGCTACTAGCGGCGGCAGGAGCCTGCTTGCTCACGGGTTTACAGTTTGTGGCCAAGGCCTCGCAAATTCCACTTGATGGCGCATGGGTGAAACTAGAAGCTACCCGACAGGACAAGCCCCCTACCCTGATGCAGATCCAATACAATTTACATCTACAAAGCCCAGCACCCCAAGAGCGGCTGCAGCAGCTAGTGGTGCTGGCCCAGCGCAACAGCACGGTACTGCAAACCTTAGCACAAGCGGTGCAACTCGAGGGCACCTGGGAGGTGGTGCCATGA
- a CDS encoding molybdopterin-dependent oxidoreductase, with protein sequence MKNIPRRDLLKLGVIGGGGALLGKHTAEALQAKAASVPGSYPIQEAENTLYSVCLQCNTGCPIKVKLYEGVAAKIDGNPITPWTMYPHLPYNTDLKRMARVDGALCPKGQSGIQSVYDPYRIRKVLKRAGPRGSGKWVEVPFEEAIREIVEGGQIFASIGDTRNYPALKDYWALRDPKVMKAMGKAVDAIWAEKDKVKKKALVEQFKVDFKDYLDTLIDPDHPDLGPKNNQVVFSWGRLKGGRTDFFKWFFDSGFGTINQHGHTTVCQGSLYFTGKAMSEQLDFDEKKGKFDWTGGKKFYWQGDLSGAEFAIFVGSNVYEGGYGPPLRVNRITQAVAEGRLKFAVIDPRAQKAVAHAARWIAPKPGTDAAIALGMIRWILEQGRYDRKYLSAANKAAAKSVGEPTWSNAAWLVKLDDKGFPAKLLRASDLGLPAFQKTVKDTTVEFDPPIAMVKGIPTRIDVQSEEEAVVGDLFVNTTLNGIRVKSVLELIRDEANKESLEGWARIAGIQPEDIAWLAYEFTNHGKRAAIDIHRGVSQHTNGFYNVLAWYTLAALIGSHDWQGGLVQNSTYDILGEKAEGPFFLKELHPRKLAPFGISIIRHGVKYENTTIFEGYPAKRPWYYNASDVYQEVLPSAAQGYPYPVKILFHYMGSPAYALPAGHTQIEAMLDPDKIGLIVASDIVVGDSYAYADYIFPDLSYLERWEFHGSHPNVIWKTQPLRQPTIAPIPETVKVFGEEMPISMEAMLLALAEKLGMPGFGEQGFVGGLPFKRPEDFYLKMVANLAYGEAKDGSKAVPEADDEELEYFAKARNHLPKSVFDLERWKAAIGEAHWRRAVYVMNRGGRFEDFKKAFLEDGTVAHKYGKQVNLYLEKQAGAKDAMTGQPYYPLAAYFPAYLDSTGQPIADAAEGYELNLLTHRIITMTKSRTISNYWLLNVQPENFIAVPTEDARRLGLRDGQRVKVVSRSNPEGVWDLGNGQKKPMIGKVKVVPGLRPGSVAFSLGYGHWSYGAANIEVNGKVVRSDPRRATGIHANAAMRVDPVLKDVTLSDIAGGSAVFYDTKVRLEPV encoded by the coding sequence ATGAAAAACATACCACGCCGCGATTTACTCAAGTTGGGGGTTATTGGGGGCGGGGGGGCTCTGCTGGGCAAGCACACTGCCGAGGCGTTGCAGGCCAAGGCTGCAAGCGTACCAGGTAGCTACCCCATCCAAGAGGCCGAGAATACCTTGTACTCTGTTTGCTTGCAGTGCAATACCGGCTGCCCCATCAAGGTCAAGCTATATGAGGGCGTAGCTGCTAAGATTGACGGTAATCCCATTACGCCCTGGACCATGTACCCTCACCTGCCCTACAACACCGACCTAAAGCGTATGGCGCGTGTAGATGGGGCGCTGTGTCCAAAGGGGCAGTCGGGTATTCAGAGCGTCTACGACCCGTACAGAATCCGCAAGGTGCTCAAAAGAGCAGGGCCCCGGGGTAGCGGTAAGTGGGTAGAGGTTCCATTTGAGGAGGCCATACGGGAAATCGTTGAGGGGGGGCAGATTTTTGCCTCAATAGGTGACACCAGGAACTATCCTGCTCTCAAGGACTACTGGGCTTTGCGCGATCCCAAGGTCATGAAGGCTATGGGCAAGGCCGTGGATGCCATTTGGGCCGAAAAAGACAAGGTCAAAAAGAAAGCCCTTGTGGAGCAGTTCAAGGTTGATTTCAAGGACTACCTGGATACCCTGATTGACCCCGATCACCCCGATCTGGGTCCCAAAAATAATCAGGTGGTCTTCAGCTGGGGGCGCCTCAAAGGCGGACGCACTGATTTCTTCAAATGGTTTTTTGACTCGGGGTTTGGCACGATTAACCAGCATGGTCACACCACGGTTTGCCAGGGCTCGCTCTACTTCACCGGCAAGGCTATGAGCGAGCAACTCGACTTTGACGAGAAAAAGGGCAAGTTCGACTGGACCGGAGGAAAGAAGTTCTACTGGCAAGGCGATCTGAGTGGAGCCGAGTTTGCTATTTTTGTGGGTTCCAATGTTTATGAGGGTGGTTATGGGCCCCCCCTGCGGGTTAACCGCATTACGCAGGCCGTCGCTGAGGGAAGGCTCAAATTTGCGGTGATTGATCCTCGCGCTCAGAAGGCTGTAGCGCACGCGGCGCGCTGGATTGCTCCCAAGCCCGGTACCGATGCGGCCATTGCCCTGGGGATGATTCGCTGGATTCTAGAACAGGGCCGTTATGACCGCAAATACCTCTCGGCAGCGAACAAGGCTGCCGCAAAGTCAGTTGGTGAGCCGACCTGGAGCAATGCAGCCTGGTTGGTCAAACTCGACGATAAAGGCTTCCCGGCCAAGCTACTGCGGGCCAGCGACCTGGGACTTCCTGCTTTTCAGAAAACTGTTAAGGACACGACCGTCGAGTTCGACCCGCCCATCGCCATGGTCAAAGGAATCCCGACTCGTATTGATGTGCAAAGCGAGGAGGAAGCCGTTGTAGGCGATTTGTTTGTGAATACGACCTTGAATGGCATCCGGGTCAAGAGTGTGTTGGAACTAATCCGTGATGAAGCCAACAAAGAAAGCCTCGAGGGCTGGGCCCGGATCGCCGGCATCCAGCCAGAGGACATTGCTTGGCTAGCTTACGAGTTCACCAACCATGGCAAGAGGGCTGCCATCGATATTCACCGTGGTGTTAGTCAGCACACCAACGGCTTTTACAATGTGCTTGCCTGGTACACCCTGGCAGCGCTGATCGGTAGTCACGACTGGCAGGGTGGACTGGTACAAAACAGCACCTACGACATACTGGGTGAAAAAGCCGAAGGCCCCTTCTTCCTAAAGGAGCTCCATCCCAGGAAACTCGCCCCCTTTGGAATCTCCATCATTCGTCATGGCGTGAAGTATGAAAACACGACGATTTTTGAGGGATATCCCGCCAAGCGTCCCTGGTATTACAACGCATCCGATGTCTACCAGGAGGTACTCCCCTCAGCAGCTCAGGGCTATCCCTATCCTGTAAAAATTCTATTCCACTACATGGGCTCTCCAGCCTATGCCCTGCCCGCCGGTCATACCCAGATTGAGGCCATGCTCGACCCAGATAAGATTGGCCTGATTGTGGCCTCGGACATCGTAGTGGGGGATAGCTACGCATACGCCGACTACATCTTTCCAGACCTCTCTTACCTTGAGCGGTGGGAGTTCCACGGCTCGCACCCCAACGTAATCTGGAAAACCCAGCCTCTTCGCCAGCCTACCATTGCGCCGATTCCTGAAACGGTAAAGGTTTTTGGGGAGGAGATGCCCATTTCGATGGAAGCCATGCTCCTGGCCCTTGCCGAGAAGCTGGGCATGCCGGGTTTTGGTGAGCAGGGTTTTGTGGGTGGTCTGCCCTTCAAGCGGCCCGAGGACTTTTATCTGAAGATGGTGGCCAACCTGGCCTATGGCGAGGCCAAGGATGGCAGCAAGGCCGTGCCAGAGGCAGACGACGAAGAGCTCGAGTACTTCGCCAAAGCCCGTAACCACTTGCCCAAGAGCGTGTTCGACCTCGAGCGCTGGAAAGCAGCCATTGGTGAGGCACACTGGCGTCGTGCGGTGTATGTGATGAACCGCGGAGGACGCTTTGAAGACTTCAAAAAAGCTTTCCTGGAGGATGGTACGGTGGCCCACAAATACGGTAAACAGGTCAATCTGTACCTCGAGAAGCAGGCTGGCGCCAAGGATGCCATGACCGGCCAGCCCTACTATCCTTTAGCGGCGTATTTCCCTGCCTATCTGGATTCAACCGGCCAGCCTATTGCCGACGCGGCGGAAGGCTACGAGCTCAACCTGCTTACCCACCGTATCATCACCATGACCAAGAGCCGGACCATCTCCAACTACTGGCTACTCAACGTGCAGCCGGAGAACTTTATCGCTGTTCCAACAGAGGATGCCAGACGCTTGGGGCTACGCGATGGGCAGAGGGTCAAGGTGGTCTCCAGGAGTAACCCTGAGGGAGTCTGGGATTTAGGTAATGGCCAGAAAAAGCCCATGATCGGCAAGGTCAAGGTGGTGCCCGGACTCCGCCCCGGCAGTGTGGCTTTTTCGCTGGGCTATGGTCACTGGAGCTACGGGGCTGCCAACATTGAGGTGAATGGAAAGGTCGTGCGCAGTGACCCTCGGCGAGCGACCGGTATACATGCAAATGCGGCCATGCGGGTCGACCCGGTGCTCAAGGATGTGACCCTCTCGGACATCGCAGGCGGTAGCGCAGTCTTCTACGACACCAAGGTTCGGCTCGAGCCGGTGTAG
- a CDS encoding 4Fe-4S dicluster domain-containing protein: MPQNGVGQTQDLENRRAFLGKFASTVFAGMVMGGAAVKAEEVKKPLQLPSRAPDGPIQPELEYEDVLVRMQRELEAAQQRGVTPKWVMVIDTRKCVGCHACTIACAVENKLPPGVVYRPVIEEQIGEFPNVSWRFTPRPCMQCDKPPCVPVCPVGATWKSEDGIVDIDYNACIGCRYCLTACPYQARTSDFGDRWTDGTPGQGKMPYEELPMFEYGKEWKPEGHKSPVGNARKCHFCRHRLQHGLLPQCVTSCIGRATFFGDANDPNSLVSQLIHKPNATRLKEELGTEPRVYYLV; this comes from the coding sequence ATGCCACAAAACGGTGTCGGTCAGACCCAAGATCTAGAAAACCGCAGGGCTTTCTTGGGTAAGTTCGCCAGTACGGTTTTTGCCGGAATGGTGATGGGGGGGGCTGCGGTCAAGGCTGAAGAGGTTAAGAAACCGCTGCAGCTACCCAGCCGAGCGCCAGATGGCCCGATCCAGCCCGAGCTCGAGTACGAAGATGTGCTGGTAAGGATGCAACGAGAACTCGAGGCTGCTCAGCAACGAGGCGTCACGCCCAAATGGGTGATGGTAATTGATACCCGCAAATGTGTGGGCTGTCACGCCTGTACCATTGCCTGCGCGGTGGAAAACAAGCTTCCGCCGGGGGTGGTGTATCGTCCGGTTATCGAGGAGCAGATAGGTGAGTTTCCCAACGTCTCCTGGCGCTTCACACCCCGTCCCTGCATGCAGTGTGACAAGCCTCCTTGCGTGCCGGTCTGCCCGGTCGGGGCAACCTGGAAAAGTGAAGATGGCATTGTGGACATTGACTATAACGCCTGTATTGGCTGCCGATACTGCCTTACGGCCTGTCCCTACCAAGCTCGCACCTCAGATTTTGGCGACCGCTGGACCGACGGCACCCCCGGCCAGGGAAAAATGCCCTACGAAGAGCTGCCGATGTTCGAATATGGTAAGGAATGGAAACCCGAGGGACACAAAAGCCCGGTGGGTAATGCTCGCAAATGTCACTTTTGCCGTCACCGTCTGCAGCACGGGCTGCTCCCACAGTGTGTAACAAGCTGTATCGGGCGGGCTACTTTTTTTGGGGATGCCAACGACCCCAACTCACTGGTTTCCCAGCTTATTCATAAGCCGAACGCCACCCGACTCAAAGAGGAACTCGGGACAGAGCCACGGGTCTACTACTTGGTCTAG
- a CDS encoding thioredoxin family protein produces the protein MPEILAYGVVQTPALVVGEKVLVAGFVPSSRQIQEMLQGKV, from the coding sequence ATCCCGGAGATACTGGCCTATGGCGTGGTGCAGACCCCGGCACTGGTGGTAGGAGAAAAGGTTCTGGTGGCCGGGTTTGTGCCCTCATCTCGGCAGATTCAGGAGATGCTTCAGGGCAAAGTCTAG